The Amylolactobacillus amylophilus DSM 20533 = JCM 1125 genome contains a region encoding:
- a CDS encoding LCP family protein, producing MDNNHTKNKPDKLTRNTVFKKETPPKAGRRWTKVLGLVAIMAVALGVGYGLKAYFSIQHTVNQAYRPNGKVSQKVAKKKPISVLILGVDTGIEGRKDQGNSDTMILATINPQTKKSTLTSVPRDLLAEIKGTNNFYMAKVNSAYNVDGVRAASKTVQSMLNVPVNYYVEVDMQALENLVDAVGGIDVNVKFDFTYNTTFKKGRQHLTGKQALDYARMRKEDPEGDYGRQKRQREVITSIVHEGLSMKGISNYQKILKVVAKYVKTDMSFDDMMNLAMNYRGAAGDIKSDYIHGHDAWIGGAAYQVAATTELQRVSDKVRGALGIDKEELDNELTRQNSLNTLVDWNDLNAFTNYIIYDKDSDTMPWQGY from the coding sequence ATGGATAATAATCACACCAAGAACAAGCCAGACAAACTAACCCGAAATACTGTGTTCAAGAAAGAAACCCCGCCTAAAGCCGGGAGAAGATGGACTAAGGTTCTGGGGCTCGTCGCCATTATGGCTGTGGCACTCGGCGTTGGTTATGGCTTGAAGGCCTACTTTTCGATTCAGCACACGGTAAACCAGGCGTACCGGCCAAATGGTAAGGTCTCACAGAAAGTCGCCAAGAAGAAACCAATCTCGGTCTTGATTCTGGGGGTGGATACAGGAATTGAGGGCAGAAAAGACCAGGGAAATTCTGACACGATGATTCTTGCTACCATCAACCCACAGACGAAGAAATCGACATTAACGTCTGTACCACGGGATTTGCTAGCAGAAATCAAAGGAACGAATAATTTCTACATGGCCAAGGTCAACTCCGCCTATAATGTTGATGGAGTGAGAGCTGCATCAAAGACCGTGCAGAGTATGTTGAATGTGCCGGTTAACTACTATGTAGAAGTTGATATGCAGGCGTTAGAGAACCTCGTTGATGCTGTTGGTGGAATCGATGTGAACGTTAAGTTCGACTTTACCTACAACACGACGTTTAAGAAGGGTAGGCAACACTTAACCGGTAAGCAGGCACTTGATTATGCCCGAATGAGAAAGGAAGACCCGGAGGGTGATTATGGTCGGCAGAAGCGACAACGTGAAGTGATCACATCAATCGTTCATGAAGGTCTGTCAATGAAGGGTATCTCTAACTACCAAAAGATTCTGAAGGTCGTGGCGAAGTACGTCAAGACGGACATGTCCTTTGATGACATGATGAATCTGGCGATGAATTACCGTGGCGCGGCTGGTGATATCAAGTCTGATTACATCCATGGTCACGACGCCTGGATTGGTGGAGCAGCATATCAGGTTGCCGCCACAACCGAACTGCAGCGTGTTTCGGACAAGGTCCGTGGTGCACTGGGTATAGATAAAGAGGAGTTAGACAACGAATTAACTAGACAGAATAGCCTGAATACGTTGGTTGATTGGAATGACTTGAATGCATTCACAAACTATATTATATATGATAAAGATAGTGATACGATGCCGTGGCAGGGTTATTAA
- the deoD gene encoding purine-nucleoside phosphorylase, with the protein MSTHIEAKPGEIAETVLMPGDPLRAKFIAETYFENPVRYNTVRNAFGYTGTYHGQRVSVQASGMGIPSISIYATELMRDYGVQNLIRVGTAGAVSQDVHVRDIVIGQAASTDSGIIQSTFGAGIYYAPIADYNLLSAAVSTAQEKQLKFHVGNVFAEDRFYNDEIDNEKLADYGIMAVEMEMAALYMLAAKYKRHALGILTISDHILTGEATTAQERQTGFGQMIELALDSVLQTL; encoded by the coding sequence ATGAGTACACATATTGAAGCAAAACCAGGCGAGATTGCCGAGACGGTCCTGATGCCGGGCGACCCATTACGGGCAAAGTTCATTGCAGAAACATATTTTGAAAATCCGGTCCGTTATAACACCGTGCGCAACGCGTTCGGCTACACCGGGACATATCATGGGCAGCGCGTATCTGTCCAAGCGAGCGGGATGGGTATTCCCTCAATCAGTATTTATGCCACAGAATTGATGCGCGATTATGGCGTGCAGAACTTGATTCGTGTCGGCACTGCTGGTGCCGTTAGCCAGGATGTGCATGTGCGAGATATCGTGATTGGCCAGGCGGCAAGCACCGACTCGGGGATTATTCAATCGACGTTTGGTGCGGGCATCTATTATGCGCCAATTGCTGACTATAACTTGCTTAGCGCCGCTGTTTCGACCGCGCAGGAGAAGCAGCTGAAATTCCACGTGGGAAACGTCTTTGCTGAAGACCGCTTTTATAATGACGAGATTGATAATGAGAAGCTTGCCGATTACGGCATCATGGCTGTTGAGATGGAGATGGCTGCTCTCTACATGCTGGCGGCCAAGTACAAGCGGCACGCACTTGGAATCCTCACGATTAGCGACCATATTTTGACGGGTGAGGCGACGACGGCACAGGAGCGCCAGACCGGCTTCGGCCAAATGATTGAACTGGCGCTTGATAGTGTGCTGCAAACTTTATAG
- a CDS encoding helix-turn-helix domain-containing protein, giving the protein MVAQLQKQDYTQWQSLSISYCQITKLLVGIINARADILRDARIQAGLSQQQVAEKLNISRQSISKWENNLSYPDVERIGQLCELYSLSAAELLGIAPDEAGLNFDDNRNTDDIQPRNIVLLIISVIIPFLGFILALKYLASAFRWERTSKVNLLIYWSVLVINLFLSIILIADILTILTSIRTHIQ; this is encoded by the coding sequence GTGGTTGCGCAACTACAAAAACAAGACTATACTCAGTGGCAATCGCTGTCTATCAGCTATTGTCAAATTACTAAATTATTAGTGGGGATCATCAATGCGCGAGCTGATATATTAAGAGATGCGCGAATACAGGCCGGCCTTTCACAGCAACAAGTGGCAGAGAAGTTGAATATTTCGCGCCAATCTATTTCAAAATGGGAAAACAATTTATCTTATCCGGACGTGGAACGTATTGGTCAGCTGTGTGAACTTTATTCACTCTCTGCTGCAGAGTTGCTCGGTATAGCGCCTGATGAAGCGGGGTTGAATTTTGACGACAACCGCAATACTGATGATATTCAACCGCGAAATATTGTACTTTTAATTATTTCCGTCATTATTCCGTTTCTGGGTTTTATACTGGCACTAAAGTACCTTGCTTCAGCGTTCAGATGGGAAAGAACAAGTAAGGTCAATCTATTGATCTACTGGAGTGTGCTAGTAATTAACCTGTTTTTGAGTATCATACTCATCGCTGACATCCTCACGATTCTCACAAGTATCAGGACTCACATCCAATAA
- a CDS encoding threonine/serine exporter family protein, with translation MPYWLEIVINLSFSFLATLGFAITINLPRPALIASGCSGALGWMTYWFLMQLGAGRVISNLFGAMLIGIIGIFFARWKKMPIILFNIPGIVPLVPGVPAYMAVRAMALGQLDEALSFLLRVAIICGAIAIGFMLAQLVSEIISSMTRRLRKQREL, from the coding sequence ATGCCATACTGGTTAGAGATAGTAATTAATTTAAGTTTTAGTTTCCTCGCCACTTTGGGTTTCGCAATCACCATCAACTTGCCGCGACCCGCATTGATTGCGTCGGGTTGTTCCGGTGCGCTTGGCTGGATGACCTATTGGTTCCTGATGCAACTGGGTGCTGGGCGTGTCATTAGCAACCTGTTCGGTGCAATGTTAATCGGGATTATTGGAATTTTCTTTGCCCGCTGGAAGAAGATGCCCATCATTCTCTTCAACATTCCGGGTATCGTGCCACTGGTGCCCGGAGTACCGGCATACATGGCAGTCAGAGCGATGGCTTTGGGCCAACTTGATGAGGCACTAAGTTTTTTACTGCGCGTGGCGATAATCTGTGGCGCGATTGCGATTGGCTTTATGTTGGCGCAACTTGTAAGCGAGATTATTAGTAGTATGACGAGGAGATTACGCAAACAACGAGAATTGTAA
- a CDS encoding phosphopentomutase, which produces MAKFKRIFGIVIDSVGIGAAPDAAKYDDMGADTLGHIGQQYDGDFSLPNLAKLGLSNIREEAPIERVPVAKPARGYFGKMSEISAGKDSMDGHWEMMGLPVLEPLGFFPNGFDENLIKKLEDFSGRHIVANKPYSGTEVIKDYGEHQLRTGDLIVYTSGDSVLQIAANTAVIPLAELYKICDYARSITTEQPYRIGRIIARPFVGTNKDNFKRTSDRHDYALMPTAKTDLVRLQAAGFDVLGIGKINDIFSGQGITEGWHTTSNMDGMDHVLELTKRDFTGFCFTNLVDFDAMYGHRRNVNGYGDALMAFDQRLGEVLEQLRDDDLLFVTADHGNDPGFKGTDHTREFVPLLFFSKSLPGNQSLGVRNTFADLGQTVLANFEIDGGEYGTSFLDKLN; this is translated from the coding sequence ATGGCAAAGTTTAAACGTATTTTCGGAATTGTCATTGACTCTGTCGGTATCGGTGCTGCACCAGATGCTGCTAAATACGACGATATGGGGGCCGATACGCTCGGGCACATCGGCCAGCAGTATGATGGCGACTTTAGCCTCCCGAACTTGGCAAAGCTTGGTTTATCAAACATTCGAGAAGAAGCGCCGATTGAGCGTGTACCGGTGGCTAAGCCAGCCCGAGGCTATTTCGGTAAAATGTCTGAGATTTCTGCCGGTAAGGACAGCATGGATGGCCACTGGGAGATGATGGGTTTACCCGTGCTCGAGCCACTCGGTTTCTTCCCGAACGGGTTCGACGAGAACCTAATCAAGAAATTAGAGGACTTCAGTGGGCGGCATATTGTTGCTAACAAGCCGTATTCTGGTACCGAGGTCATCAAGGATTATGGTGAGCACCAGTTGCGAACCGGCGATTTAATTGTCTACACAAGTGGTGACTCAGTCCTGCAGATTGCAGCCAATACCGCTGTGATTCCGCTGGCGGAATTGTACAAGATTTGCGATTATGCGCGCTCCATTACGACGGAGCAGCCTTACCGTATTGGTCGGATTATCGCGCGGCCGTTTGTGGGCACCAACAAGGATAACTTCAAACGTACAAGCGACAGACACGACTATGCCCTCATGCCCACTGCAAAGACAGATTTGGTCCGGTTACAAGCGGCCGGCTTCGACGTGCTTGGCATTGGCAAAATCAACGATATTTTCAGCGGTCAGGGCATCACCGAAGGATGGCATACCACGAGTAACATGGATGGCATGGATCACGTGCTCGAGTTAACCAAGCGCGACTTTACCGGCTTCTGTTTCACCAACCTGGTCGATTTCGATGCGATGTATGGTCACAGAAGAAACGTCAATGGTTACGGGGATGCGCTCATGGCCTTTGATCAACGGTTGGGCGAGGTGCTCGAACAGTTGCGCGATGACGACCTCCTATTCGTCACGGCGGATCACGGTAACGACCCTGGATTTAAGGGGACCGACCATACTCGAGAATTTGTGCCGCTGCTCTTCTTTAGCAAGAGCTTGCCGGGTAATCAATCCTTGGGCGTGAGAAATACTTTTGCTGATTTGGGTCAGACAGTTCTGGCCAATTTCGAAATTGACGGTGGCGAATACGGCACTAGTTTCTTAGATAAGTTAAATTAA
- a CDS encoding KxYKxGKxW signal peptide domain-containing protein: MTLINKKSSLQLVLQNEKVHFKLHKSGKTWLTIGIAIFCLGL; the protein is encoded by the coding sequence GTGACGTTGATAAATAAAAAATCCTCGTTACAGCTAGTTTTACAGAATGAGAAGGTTCATTTTAAATTGCATAAGTCTGGTAAGACTTGGCTAACTATTGGCATAGCAATTTTTTGCCTCGGATTATGA
- a CDS encoding DUF1634 domain-containing protein, whose product MNDEQNKKEMLEIELSIGKALRVGVVLATTVMVIGVILLLINGGATGYAANHVPIRPSEIFAGIGTLKPFAVMMLGLFLLIMTPVLRVIVSIYAFVVEHDYLYVVITTIVLVILIISMLIGYFTA is encoded by the coding sequence ATGAACGATGAACAAAATAAGAAAGAGATGCTCGAGATTGAGCTATCGATTGGGAAGGCGCTCCGCGTTGGGGTGGTACTGGCCACAACGGTGATGGTTATCGGCGTCATCTTGCTGTTGATTAATGGTGGTGCTACAGGGTACGCTGCCAATCACGTACCGATTCGTCCCAGTGAAATTTTCGCGGGGATTGGCACACTTAAGCCGTTTGCGGTCATGATGCTCGGATTATTTCTTCTGATTATGACCCCTGTGTTGCGTGTCATTGTCTCGATTTATGCGTTCGTGGTCGAACACGATTATCTTTACGTTGTAATCACCACGATTGTGCTAGTTATTCTGATTATTTCGATGTTGATTGGTTACTTTACAGCTTAA
- a CDS encoding sulfite exporter TauE/SafE family protein: MVTQVILMIIAGLLAGTLGSILGIGGGMIITPFLTMVLGIDIKYAIGASIIAVIATSSGASVAYLKDDMLNLRVAMFLELATTVGAIIGALMTGVLPTGILYVLFGALLLFSSYNMIKKLLGRQKDQVQLNNDALSVKLNLGGSYYDQVEQKQVDYGVKNVPGGFAMMGAAGFASGLLGIGSGAFKVIAMDSIMKMPLKPSSATSNLMMGVTAAASATVYFFNGSINPAIAVPIAVGVLVGATIGARIMVHLKPKMIRMIFIPILVFMGAQMALKGLGVHF, translated from the coding sequence ATGGTAACACAAGTAATTCTGATGATTATTGCAGGCCTCCTTGCGGGCACACTTGGCTCGATTCTCGGCATCGGTGGCGGGATGATTATTACCCCGTTCTTGACCATGGTGTTGGGTATCGATATTAAATACGCGATTGGCGCAAGCATCATTGCGGTGATTGCAACCAGTTCTGGTGCCAGTGTTGCCTACCTGAAGGATGACATGCTTAATTTGCGGGTCGCGATGTTTCTGGAGCTTGCGACCACTGTCGGCGCAATTATTGGGGCACTGATGACGGGTGTATTGCCAACGGGTATCCTCTATGTGCTATTTGGCGCGCTACTGTTGTTCTCAAGCTACAACATGATTAAGAAGCTGCTGGGTCGTCAGAAGGATCAGGTGCAACTAAACAATGATGCATTATCGGTGAAACTCAATCTTGGTGGTTCGTATTATGATCAGGTTGAGCAGAAGCAGGTTGATTATGGTGTCAAAAACGTGCCTGGTGGCTTTGCGATGATGGGGGCCGCTGGTTTCGCAAGTGGTCTGCTCGGCATCGGGAGCGGGGCATTCAAGGTCATTGCCATGGATTCAATCATGAAGATGCCTTTGAAGCCTTCTAGTGCCACCAGTAACTTGATGATGGGCGTCACCGCAGCCGCTAGTGCCACGGTGTATTTCTTCAATGGCTCGATTAATCCGGCAATTGCTGTACCAATCGCAGTTGGCGTCCTGGTGGGTGCGACAATCGGTGCGCGGATTATGGTGCATTTGAAGCCTAAGATGATTAGGATGATCTTCATTCCGATTCTGGTCTTCATGGGTGCACAGATGGCTCTGAAGGGTTTGGGGGTGCATTTCTAA
- a CDS encoding ABC-F family ATP-binding cassette domain-containing protein: MSLLTVEHLSHSFIDKELYKDTGFFFNKEDHMGVTGQNGVGKSTLINILIGKIDADEGKISWQKNVDVGYLDQYAKLTPGVSIKEYLRTAFDDLFQKEQEMGRLYADYAETFDDKDMERAGKIQTLLEESGFYDLDTKIEQVATGLGLDAIGYDHDVSQLSGGQRSKIILAKLLLQNPQVLVLDEPTNYLDVNHIEWLTNYLNNFEGAFIVVSHDYDFLERITNSIIDVEFGKITKYKGNLKQALKQKEANRETYLKAFENQQAKIEKTEAYIRKFKAGTRSKSAQSRVKQLNRMERLDPPKINKAATFSFPYTETVSRILLQTQDLVIGYDKALVEEAFNFSVGNGEKVAITGFNGIGKSTLLKTLLGELKPIYGGYDINRTTRIAYFKQDLKWDNGNMTPFQFMQQNFEDEKQKELRTVLARTGLTSQQAMSPLKTLSGGEQMKVKLAKLMLEPSNLLFLDEPTNHLDVATKDALRRAIIDYEGGVIVVSHEKDFFEGDWVDKIIDIEEMK; encoded by the coding sequence ATGAGTTTACTAACTGTTGAGCATCTGTCTCACAGCTTTATTGACAAAGAATTATATAAGGATACTGGTTTCTTCTTTAATAAGGAAGACCACATGGGTGTTACCGGCCAGAATGGCGTCGGTAAGAGTACACTAATCAATATCCTGATTGGCAAAATCGATGCAGATGAGGGTAAGATTTCCTGGCAAAAGAACGTGGATGTCGGTTACTTGGACCAATATGCTAAATTAACGCCCGGTGTTTCCATCAAGGAATACCTCCGAACAGCCTTTGATGACCTCTTTCAAAAGGAGCAGGAAATGGGTCGCCTCTATGCGGATTACGCTGAGACTTTCGATGACAAAGACATGGAGCGTGCCGGTAAGATTCAAACTCTGCTCGAGGAATCTGGATTTTACGACCTGGATACGAAGATTGAGCAGGTGGCAACGGGACTAGGGCTTGATGCCATCGGTTATGATCATGACGTGAGTCAGCTTTCCGGTGGTCAACGTTCGAAGATTATTCTGGCGAAGCTGTTGCTGCAGAATCCGCAGGTTTTGGTGCTCGACGAGCCGACCAACTACTTGGATGTGAACCACATCGAATGGTTAACCAACTACCTGAATAATTTCGAAGGCGCGTTCATCGTTGTCAGCCATGACTACGACTTTCTGGAACGGATTACGAACTCCATTATTGATGTGGAATTCGGTAAAATTACGAAGTACAAGGGTAACCTAAAGCAAGCCTTGAAACAAAAGGAAGCTAACCGTGAGACATATTTGAAGGCCTTCGAGAACCAACAGGCCAAGATTGAGAAAACCGAGGCTTACATCAGAAAGTTCAAGGCGGGAACGCGGTCGAAGAGTGCTCAGAGTCGGGTTAAACAGTTGAACCGTATGGAGCGACTGGACCCGCCGAAGATTAACAAGGCGGCAACATTTAGCTTCCCATACACTGAGACTGTTAGTCGAATTTTACTTCAAACACAGGACTTGGTGATTGGTTACGACAAGGCACTGGTAGAGGAAGCATTCAACTTCTCGGTCGGTAACGGCGAGAAAGTGGCGATCACTGGATTCAATGGAATAGGTAAATCCACGCTGTTGAAGACGTTGTTGGGTGAATTGAAGCCCATTTATGGCGGCTATGATATCAATAGAACGACGAGAATTGCCTACTTCAAGCAAGATTTAAAGTGGGATAATGGCAACATGACCCCGTTCCAGTTCATGCAACAGAACTTCGAGGATGAGAAGCAAAAGGAGCTGCGCACTGTTTTGGCGCGGACCGGATTAACCAGTCAACAGGCAATGTCGCCGCTCAAGACACTTTCTGGTGGGGAACAGATGAAGGTGAAGCTGGCGAAGTTGATGCTCGAACCAAGTAATCTCTTATTCTTGGATGAGCCGACGAATCATTTGGATGTGGCAACGAAGGATGCACTACGCCGTGCGATTATCGATTATGAGGGTGGCGTGATTGTGGTTTCCCATGAGAAGGATTTCTTTGAGGGAGATTGGGTTGACAAGATTATTGATATTGAAGAGATGAAATAA
- a CDS encoding threonine/serine exporter family protein produces MEDRYVDAVLDACLTAGKIMIESGSEMYRVEDTMRRIGSNAGLSLTDLRVFTTPTGLFMGVDKMDNVQIEQVEDRSINMEKVSRVNDLSRRFAEHKITLAELRLKLEDVDCNTPQFPLWLQTIGTGFVSSTLMVLFMNDYDWLDLPFAALIGMIGFLTYHFVKKYAHIRFLAEMLASLVLAFLAISLQQINSSFDANAIIIGGVMILVPGLALTNSLRDLFAGHLISGIGRGVEAVLTAVAIGGGVALVIRFMGV; encoded by the coding sequence ATGGAAGATAGATATGTTGATGCGGTGTTAGACGCCTGTCTAACCGCAGGGAAAATCATGATTGAAAGTGGCTCCGAAATGTACCGGGTTGAGGATACCATGCGCCGGATTGGTAGTAATGCTGGCCTGAGCCTGACGGACCTCCGTGTTTTTACCACGCCGACAGGCTTGTTCATGGGTGTCGACAAGATGGATAACGTGCAAATTGAACAGGTCGAGGATCGCTCAATTAACATGGAGAAAGTAAGTCGCGTGAATGATTTATCGCGGCGTTTTGCTGAACACAAGATCACTTTGGCAGAGTTACGGCTGAAACTTGAGGATGTCGACTGTAATACGCCCCAGTTCCCGCTCTGGCTCCAGACTATCGGTACCGGCTTCGTTAGTTCGACGCTGATGGTGCTCTTCATGAATGACTATGATTGGCTTGACCTGCCATTTGCGGCACTCATTGGTATGATCGGCTTCCTCACGTATCATTTCGTGAAAAAATACGCGCACATTCGCTTTTTGGCCGAAATGCTGGCATCTTTGGTGTTGGCGTTTTTGGCAATTAGCCTACAGCAGATTAATTCGAGCTTCGACGCAAATGCCATTATTATTGGCGGAGTAATGATCCTTGTTCCGGGCCTCGCGCTAACTAATTCGTTGCGGGACCTGTTTGCTGGGCACTTGATTTCTGGCATTGGCCGTGGTGTTGAGGCAGTCTTAACTGCCGTAGCTATCGGCGGCGGTGTGGCGCTCGTCATCCGCTTCATGGGGGTGTAG
- a CDS encoding ATP-binding protein yields MFLGREKELAALEQMYARREFQMAVVYGRRRIGKTALLNEFIKGKNALYLPAEEVNDLLNLQKFSRLVGEKLGIANFPTVSNWNDLFSIIKEQLGMQHVVIIIDEYPYAANANKSLNSILQHVIDYEFKDTNIFLILCGSSMSFMENQVLGEKSPLFGRRTGQLKIGPLDYYDAALFYPDVSAVDKIKYYACVGGTPYYLSLIDPNLSFDDNIKALYFGINGYLFNEGTLLMKQEFREPANYNAVLQAIASGANTLNKIVGFTQLESNIISRYLLVLQELNFIDRVIPFGANPLKGKTSQYQITENFIAFWYRYVFSFRSEIERGSGQIFFELARENLSDFIGPIFEEVTRQYLRRLNNRKKLPFVAKSFGKWWGKDRQGNVQEVDVVLESITGNELLIGECKWRNSLKIGQIITLLERRAKYFHNYTTYQYLFTKYPINVDPEINLKNISIADFFKD; encoded by the coding sequence ATGTTTTTAGGGCGTGAAAAGGAACTAGCTGCCCTTGAGCAGATGTATGCCAGAAGAGAATTCCAAATGGCTGTTGTCTATGGCAGACGTAGAATTGGTAAAACAGCGCTGCTCAATGAATTTATTAAGGGCAAGAATGCACTTTATTTACCGGCAGAAGAGGTAAATGACTTACTAAATTTACAAAAGTTCTCCCGCTTAGTGGGAGAAAAACTAGGAATTGCCAACTTTCCCACAGTTTCAAATTGGAATGATTTGTTCAGTATCATTAAAGAACAACTCGGGATGCAACATGTGGTGATTATAATAGATGAGTATCCCTATGCTGCCAATGCAAATAAGTCCTTAAACTCTATTTTGCAGCATGTGATTGATTATGAATTCAAAGATACTAATATCTTCCTGATTCTCTGTGGTTCATCCATGAGTTTTATGGAGAATCAGGTGTTGGGTGAAAAAAGCCCCCTTTTTGGCCGACGAACTGGTCAATTGAAAATTGGGCCGTTGGACTATTATGATGCTGCACTGTTCTATCCTGATGTTTCTGCTGTTGATAAGATAAAGTACTACGCTTGTGTTGGAGGTACCCCATACTATCTATCGTTAATTGATCCGAATTTGAGTTTTGACGATAATATTAAGGCACTCTACTTTGGGATTAATGGGTATCTGTTCAATGAAGGTACTCTATTGATGAAGCAGGAGTTTAGGGAGCCTGCCAATTACAATGCTGTACTGCAAGCTATCGCCAGTGGGGCGAATACGTTGAACAAAATCGTTGGTTTTACGCAACTTGAAAGCAATATAATTTCGCGTTATCTTCTTGTACTGCAGGAGTTAAATTTTATTGATCGTGTAATTCCGTTCGGCGCTAATCCTTTAAAAGGCAAGACTAGTCAGTATCAGATTACTGAAAACTTTATTGCGTTTTGGTATCGTTATGTGTTTTCCTTCCGCTCGGAGATAGAGCGTGGTAGCGGGCAGATATTCTTTGAATTAGCGCGTGAAAATCTATCTGATTTTATTGGCCCAATTTTTGAAGAAGTTACCCGTCAGTACCTGAGACGCTTAAACAACAGGAAGAAATTACCTTTTGTCGCTAAGTCATTTGGTAAATGGTGGGGTAAGGATCGACAAGGCAATGTCCAAGAAGTGGACGTGGTCTTAGAATCTATTACAGGTAACGAATTGTTGATCGGTGAATGTAAATGGCGTAATTCGTTGAAGATTGGTCAGATAATTACTTTATTGGAGCGGCGGGCCAAATATTTTCACAATTACACAACTTATCAGTACCTCTTCACTAAATACCCGATTAATGTCGATCCAGAAATCAATCTAAAAAATATCTCAATCGCCGACTTTTTCAAGGATTAG
- the deoC gene encoding deoxyribose-phosphate aldolase, whose translation MDKPLAKYIDHTILKPEATKDEVMQVINEAKQYGFASVCVNPYWVELAATELKETDVNVCTVVGFPLGATSTFAKVSETSEALKDGAVEIDMVQNIGTLLSGDEQTVREDIKAVALATHAGNAILKVILENAFLTDEQIKRACELAVEAGADFVKTSTGFAKSGAKAADVRLMRETVGDKLGVKAAGGIHTKAEALAMIEAGASRIGASASIAIVTE comes from the coding sequence GTGGATAAACCCTTAGCAAAGTACATTGATCACACGATTTTAAAGCCAGAAGCAACAAAAGATGAGGTCATGCAAGTAATCAACGAGGCCAAACAATACGGCTTCGCATCAGTTTGCGTCAACCCATACTGGGTTGAATTGGCAGCCACAGAATTGAAGGAAACAGACGTCAACGTCTGCACTGTGGTTGGCTTCCCACTTGGTGCCACCTCCACTTTCGCCAAAGTGAGTGAAACGTCCGAGGCGCTAAAAGATGGTGCAGTTGAGATTGACATGGTGCAAAATATTGGTACCCTGTTATCAGGGGATGAACAAACGGTGCGCGAAGATATCAAAGCGGTGGCGCTAGCAACCCACGCTGGCAATGCCATCTTAAAGGTGATCCTCGAGAATGCATTCCTCACGGACGAACAAATCAAGCGGGCCTGCGAGCTAGCCGTGGAGGCTGGTGCTGACTTCGTTAAGACTTCCACCGGTTTCGCCAAAAGTGGGGCTAAAGCTGCTGACGTGCGGTTGATGCGTGAGACTGTGGGCGACAAGCTCGGGGTTAAGGCGGCAGGCGGTATCCATACGAAAGCGGAAGCTCTCGCAATGATTGAGGCAGGTGCCAGCCGGATTGGTGCCAGTGCAAGTATTGCGATTGTGACGGAATAG